The DNA region AGGTGGATCGCCTGCGCGTACAACCGACAACCGGCTGCGGACAACCGACTACTTGAGCGCCCGTTTCGCCGCGGAGCGGAGCCCCCGGTAGGCGCCCTCTGCCGCGGCTCGGACACGGGCGCTGACGCGTGGCGGCGCTACGCGGTAGTGGACGGCGGCGCGGTGCGTGCCGCGCCAGTGGGCCTTGTAGCTCTCGTCGCCGCGCATCATGTCGAAGTGTTTGAATCCCGCCTCGACCGCGCGGCGGGTGCTGAAGACCCGCATCAACCGGCCGGGGGAGTCGGGCAGGAACTCGAGCGCCAGCCCCCCTTGGTAGCCGTGGATCGTGTCCGCGGCCTGCAGGTTGTAGTCGATGGCCGCGGGCCTGCCGTCTAGCAGGATCATCTGCATGTGCAGCATGCCGGCGCCGAGCAACCGGCGGGTCGCCTCGTGGTGGAACGCGGTGAAGCGGGCCGACGCGAAGCAGCCCGGCTCGCCCTCCGCTTCCCAACGCTGCTGGTGCAGGTCGATCAGCACGGGCCACGCTTCTTCGAGGTCGGCCTCGGTCCGGACCACGCGGGCCTCGCAGCGGTCCGAGCTCAGCACGTTCCGCTCGGCCCGACGGAGTTGGCCGCGGTGGCTGCGCGACTGCATGGCGAAGAACTCTTCCCAGGTCGCGGGCAGCTCGAGCGTCCAACTGCCGCTGGCCGGCAGCGTCACGCCGCCGCAGCCGCCGTCGCGTAGCCGCTCGATGAGCCGCAGCACGCGGAGGTTGTCGGCGTCGGTGTTCTCCAGGCAGAGGCAGTCCCAGGCCCCGGAGTCGGCCAGCAGGAACCGGGCGATCGCCTCGACGACTTCTTTCTCTTGCCCGGGGGCGGCGAGGATCGTGGTGTGGTCGCTGCACACCTCGCCGTCGCCCAGCCAGCGGATGGCGGCCCCTTCCCGCAGCGAGCGGCTCTTGCGCCAGGGGGCCAGGCCGACGAGCTCGCCGGCTTGGTCATGCACGGTCAGCACGTACGGCGCCGAGTCCGAGTAGTGGCGGGCCCACACGCCGAGCCAGTGGTGGCTGTTGAGCGGGTCGCCCGCGGCCAGCGCGTTCCACGGGTCGGCGATCGACTCGAGCGCGGCCGGGTCGGTCAGGGCGTGGACTTGCATGGGTTCGGCTCGTGGTGCGGAACAGGCGGGGCGGGCGAAACAGGCAGCGCTGCGTAGTGCGCAACTCTGCGGTACGCAGCGGGGATTGCAAGTCGGCCGCCGCCGGTTGGGGCCCGATGTTGCGAATCGGCAACACGCCGTGGCGTCGCCGCCACGCGCGCCACGTGCGGCGGACCGGTTTGCCCCGGTATTTCCGGGGCAAACCGGCGATTGGCGCCACGGTTGCTTGAGAGCGTGGCCTACCTTTCCCTATTCACGCCCCGGAGCCACGCATGCCCCCTCAACCCGAAGCCGGCCTCTCGCCACGCGAAGTCGTCCGCCTGCTCCAGGAACACTGGCGGGTATGGGCGCTCCCCGCGCTGGCCGGGCTGCTGCTGGCGGGCGCGTACGCGGCGCTCTCTACCCGGCAGTGGAAGGCGACCCAGGGCCTGTTGGTCCGCTCCGAGGCGGCCGGCTTCGCCGAGCAGCGCCTCGGCAAGTTCACCGACCTGGCCGAGATGAAGACGCTGCAAGAAACCGTGCTGGAAGTGGCCCGCAGCCAGAGCGTGGTGGAAGCCACGCTGAAAGAAGTAGGCCCCCCGCCGTCGCGGTTCGGGGGCTGGTTCGGCAACCGCGACTGGCCCACCGCACAAGACGTGGCCGACTTCCGCGACGACCTCCGGCTGACCCCCCCCGGGGGCGCCGAGTTTGGTAAGACCGAGATCTTCTACATCTCGGTGCTGAACAAGAACGTCGAGCGCGCCCAGAAGCTGGTAGACGCCCTGGCGACGCAGCTCGAGGACCGCATGCAGCAACTGCGTAACCAGCGGGCCGAGAGCATGGTGGCCGAGCTCCGCCAAGGGGTAGAGATCGGCACACAACGCCTCGATGCCCAGACCCAAGAACTAAGCCGGTTCGAGGCGGGCCTGGGCGCCGACCTGTCCGACCTGCGTTCGCTGGTCTCGCCGATCGGCGGGCCCGGCGAGATGGGGCAGCGCGCGCTGGCCATCGAGGGCGAGCTGCGTCAGCACGACGGCGAGCGTCAACGCCTCGAGCAACTGCTGGCGACGGTCCGTGCCGCCGAGTCCGACCCCAACCTGTTGCTGGCGACCCCCGCCGAGCTGCTCGCCTCGCAGCCCGCGCTGCAGCGTTTGAAGGACGGGTTGGTCGACGCACGCATCGCCGTCGCCCGCCTGTCGGGCGCCCGCAGCGCCAGCCACCCGTTGGTGCGTGCCGCCCAAGAAACAGAACGCGGCGTCGCGGTGCAGCTCCGCGAGGAACTCCCCGCGGCGGTGGCCGGCATCGAGCTGCAGCTCCGCAACAACGCCGCCCGCATCAAGACGCTTACCGCGAAGCTGAGCGACGTGCACGGCCGCGCCGGTTCGATCGCCCGTCACCGCTCGGAGTACTCAGAGCTGATCGCCGCGGTCGATCATCAGACGCGACTGGTAGACGCCTCCCGCAAGCAACTCTCGGACGCCGAAGCGCTCCGCGCCGGCGCCGGCTCGGCCAGCGTGCTGGAGCGGATCGACCAGGTCGAGGCCGGCATCCGCCCGGTAGGCCCGGGCCGGGTGACGATCGCCGCGGCCGGCGGCCTCGGCGGCTTGGTGCTGGGGCTGTCTGTGCTGTTTGTCTTCTACACCACCCCGGCCCCGGGCGCGGCGCCCCCGGCGGTCCGTACGGCGACGCCCCGAATGACGGCCGCCGACTACGACTACGCCTCCCGCCCCGCCGTCACCCCGATGCCGTACGACACGCACGAAGCGTTTGGTTATTCCACCTATGCCGGCACGGCCTCACCCCGCTGAGGGTAAGGCCAACCGCCCACCAACGGGGGGGCGACGTAGGGTTGTGCTAGAGGGGGAGAGATCCGCGTGAGCCGGGGCGTCCCCGCCCCCGGCGCGGGGGAGAGTTCGTCGAGCCGCGAACCGTTTTCCCAGGACCGGCGCTTTCTCCACCGCGCCGGGGTCGAGGACGACCCGGCTCTCACGTTTCTTTGTTCTCTCTTTGACGCTTTGGCCTTTTCGACCTGTTCGATCCCGTCCCACGATGCCCATCGCCCTCGCACTGATCGCCGTGGCCGCGCTGTTGCTGGCGGCGGCGTTTGCGCGGCGGGCGTCGCTGCTGTCGATGGCGGCCATCGTGCTGGTGGTGGGCTACGTGTTTGGCCACTCGTTCTGGCACGCAAACCTGGGCCCCATCCCGCTGACGCTCGACCGGCTGCTGCTGATGGGCCTGGTGGCGCTGCTGGCGTGGCGGTGGAAGCGGGGCGAGCTGTCGCCCGCGCCGCTGGCCGGCGCCGACTGGGCCCTGGCGGCCTGCCTGGCGTGCCTGTCGATCAGCTTCCTGCTGAACCGGCCGGGCGAGTTCGTGCCGCAGCCCACCTCGATCTTGTGGCGGTTGATCGTCGCCTTCTGGGCGCCGGCCGCGCTCTACCTGGTCGCCCGGCAGGCGCCCCTGGGCCCGCGCGAAGTGCGGGTCTTCTTCGCGATCCTTGCCGGCCTGGGCGTCTATCTCGCTTTCACCGGTCTGGCGGAGACCGCCGGCGCGTGGGCGGTGGTCTTCCCCCGCTACATCGCCGACCCCGAG from Pirellulimonas nuda includes:
- a CDS encoding GNAT family N-acetyltransferase; the protein is MQVHALTDPAALESIADPWNALAAGDPLNSHHWLGVWARHYSDSAPYVLTVHDQAGELVGLAPWRKSRSLREGAAIRWLGDGEVCSDHTTILAAPGQEKEVVEAIARFLLADSGAWDCLCLENTDADNLRVLRLIERLRDGGCGGVTLPASGSWTLELPATWEEFFAMQSRSHRGQLRRAERNVLSSDRCEARVVRTEADLEEAWPVLIDLHQQRWEAEGEPGCFASARFTAFHHEATRRLLGAGMLHMQMILLDGRPAAIDYNLQAADTIHGYQGGLALEFLPDSPGRLMRVFSTRRAVEAGFKHFDMMRGDESYKAHWRGTHRAAVHYRVAPPRVSARVRAAAEGAYRGLRSAAKRALK
- a CDS encoding Wzz/FepE/Etk N-terminal domain-containing protein, whose amino-acid sequence is MPPQPEAGLSPREVVRLLQEHWRVWALPALAGLLLAGAYAALSTRQWKATQGLLVRSEAAGFAEQRLGKFTDLAEMKTLQETVLEVARSQSVVEATLKEVGPPPSRFGGWFGNRDWPTAQDVADFRDDLRLTPPGGAEFGKTEIFYISVLNKNVERAQKLVDALATQLEDRMQQLRNQRAESMVAELRQGVEIGTQRLDAQTQELSRFEAGLGADLSDLRSLVSPIGGPGEMGQRALAIEGELRQHDGERQRLEQLLATVRAAESDPNLLLATPAELLASQPALQRLKDGLVDARIAVARLSGARSASHPLVRAAQETERGVAVQLREELPAAVAGIELQLRNNAARIKTLTAKLSDVHGRAGSIARHRSEYSELIAAVDHQTRLVDASRKQLSDAEALRAGAGSASVLERIDQVEAGIRPVGPGRVTIAAAGGLGGLVLGLSVLFVFYTTPAPGAAPPAVRTATPRMTAADYDYASRPAVTPMPYDTHEAFGYSTYAGTASPR